The DNA window TCTCAAATCCGGATGTCCTTTAAATTTAATTCCATAGAAATCAAAAGTTTCTCTTTCCATCCAGTTGGCACCCGCAAATAAATCTACAAGAGAATCTACTTCGATATTTTCTCTGGACATAAAGATTTTCAGACGTAATCTTACATTGGTCATCATATTATGCAAATGATACACAACTCCTATTTCCTTTTCCGGAAATTCAGGATAATGAATTCCACAGATATCGGTAAGGAAATTAAATTCCAATGATGAATCTTTAAGATAGTGAATGATTTTCTTGATATCTTCTTTCTTTACTTCAATAGTCAGCATCCCGTAAGGTTCTGAGCTTGAAATAACAGATTCCGGAAATTCTCTCGTGATTGCTTCTAATACAAATTCGTTCGTCATTTCCGTTTAGTTGCTTATGTTGTAAGAATCTAATAACTTCTGGTATTCAGGCATATCTCTTCTTCTGATGCTTTCGCTTTCTGCAAGAGCCTGTACCTGCATTACTCCTTCAATGATCTGTTCAGGTCTTGGAGGACATCCCGGAACGTATACGTCTACCGGAATAATTTTATCAATTCCCTGAAGTACGGAATAGGTATCAAAAATACCACCGCTAGAAGCACAAGCTCCAACGGCTACCACCCATTTGGGTTCAGCCATCTGAGTGTATACTTCTTTTAGGACTGGTCCTAATTTCTTTGATATAGTTCCGCAAACCATCAGCATATCTGCTTGTCTTGGGGAGAAAGAGTTTCTTTCCATACCAAATCTTGAAGCATCATAAGTAGGGTTCAGGGTAGCCATAAACTCGATACCACAACAAGAGGTAGCAAATGGTAATGGCCAAAGTGAAAACTTTCTTGCCATCCCGATTACACTGCTCAGTTTTGTTGCGAAAAACCCTTCTCCTTCATAGCCTTCGGGAGCAGGTGCATCTGTTCTTATTACTGGTTTTTTATCTGACATTTTCTTTGATTTTTGATTTTGAATTATAAATGCTGGATTATTGATTCAAAACCCATCATTCAAAATTCATAATTTACTTTATTTATCCCAATCTAACGCACCACGTTTCCAAACATAGAAAAACGCCATGAAGAAGATGGCCACGAATGTAAGTACTGCCAGGAATCCTTCCATGCCGAATTCTCTGAAGTTTACCGCGTAGGGATAAAAAAATACGATTTCAATATCGAATAGTACAAACAATACCGCAGTCAGGAAGTACTTGATAGAAAACGGTGTTCTTGCATTTCCTTCACTAGGAACTCCACATTCCCAGCTTTGGTTTTTCACAGAGTTTCCTTTTTTCTGTTGTGGCCCCAGGAAATGTGCCCCAAGCAAAGAAACAGCTACAAATCCTACTGCTACACCAGCCTGGATAAGGATTGGAATATAACTTTCAGGTAAATTCATTTTTGCATTATTATCTCAATTTGCAAATTTAGCGAATAAACAAGAAAGCATGAAATTTATGAGCTTAAAAGTCGGATGAAAATTAGGAAAACCGATAATTTAGAATCAATAAAAATAACAGGTTATTTCTTCATTTTTTTAAGGAGAGTGTAGGCCATAAATGAAATATATCCAAAAAGGAGACTGGCGAAAACAATATTGATCAGCGTATTTGTTTTGTCATCCGGTGACTGAAAAAAGAAATTATACACGATAAATCCGGCGATTAAAACGGCAAAAATGATAAGCTGTGGCTTCATGAGGTGAAAGTGTTTGAGGGTGGGAGAGTTTTAGAGTGAAGGAGTAAAGTTGTACTTACTCATCATTCATCATTTATCATTTATCTCAAGTGAGTACGTTCTTCTTCTTTTATGATTTACAGGATTGTAATCCTGCCAAAGAACCTGTACACTTTTATTTTCTTCCAGTTCAGGATTGGTTTCTGCAAAATTAATTCCCATACTTGTAAACCGGACAAAAATTTCTTTAAAGATAATAGCCGTTACACCACGTCTCTGGTATTCAGGATGGATTCCGATCAGGTAAAAATTGGCTCGGTCGTTCTTTTTTGTAGCCTGTAAGAAATGCCACCATCCGAAGGGGAATAGTTTTCCTTTCGACTTCTGTAAAGCCTTAGAATAAGAGGGCATTGTAATAGCAAAAGATACCAGTTGCTGATTTTCATCTACCACACATATCACATAGTTTTTATCAATAAGAGGGAAGTATTTCTCTTTGTACGTTTTGATCTGTTCGTCGGAAATCGGGGTATAAGTAGAAAGATGTTTATAGGTCTCATCCAATAACTTAAACATGGGTTCTACATAAGGAAGTATTTCATCTTTAGATTTGAAATTAAGAACTTTAAGTTTGTATTTCTGAGCAATTAATCCACTGAATTTTTCTACTTTTTCAGGAAGTACTTTCGGGAAATTCATTTCATATTCTACCCATTCTTTTTCTTTGGTTAATCCAAGATTTTCAAGATGTTTAGGATAATAGGCATGATTATAAATTCCAATCATGGTTGCCAGTTTGTCGAACCCCATGGTCAGCATACCTGCCTTGTCAAGATTGGTGAACCCCATTGGGCCTTCAATCTTGTTAAGATTGTGTGCTTTGGCATAATCAATTGCTGTTTGGATTAAAGCTTTGGAAACTTCGGCGTCATCAATGAAATCTATCCAGCCAAACCGAACTTTTTTAATGTCTAATTCTTTTTCTTCTTTATGATTAATAATTACAGCAATTCTTCCAACTATCTTCTGGTCTCTTATAGCCAGAAACTGTTTGGATTCTGAATAATCTAAGGCCGGATTTTCTTTTGCATCCCAGATTTTCATTTCATCTTTAATAAAGGATGGAACGTAGTATGGATTATTTTTATATAAATCCATCGGAAATCTTACGAATTGCTTGAGCTGGTCAGCTGTTTTTACTTCAATAATTGAAATTCTAGACATGTTTTTTGAGGTAATTTAAGGACAAATATAAATAATAATATCGTATACTTTGGCACAGTTTTTATATCATTATGCTTAAAAATTGAACACAAAATCTATATAAAATGGTGGGTTATTATATCATTATTGGAATTTCAATGCTGGTCAGCTGGTGGGTTTCATCCAGGTTGAAATCTAAATTTGAATATTATTCCAATGTACATCTTCGAAATGGCCTTTCGGGGAAAGAAGTAGCGGAAAAGATGTTGAGAGATAACGGGATTAATGATGTTCAGGTAATATCGGTTCCTGGGCAGTTGACGGACCACTATAATCCGGCAGATAAAACAGTAAACCTTTCTGAAGGAGTCTATATGCAGAGAAATGCAGCCGCTGCAGCTGTAGCAGCACATGAGTGCGGACATGCCGTACAACATGCCGTAGGGTATGCTATGCTGAATTTACGTTCGAAACTGGTTCCTATTGTTAATATAAGTTCTAATCTGATGCAGTTTGTCCTTATCGCAGGTATTGCGATTATGGCAGCATCAAGAACAATCGAAAATCCAAATGGAAATACAACCGTTTTAGCGATTGGGGTAGCCATGTTTGCGATGACGACTCTTTTTGCATTTGTAACGTTACCGGTAGAATATGATGCGAGTAACAGAGCAATGAAATGGCTGAAAGATACTGGTACTGTAACCCAGGAAGAATTTGTCGGAGTACAGGATAGTTTAAAATGGGCTGCCAGAACTTATGTGGTCGCAGCTATCGGATCATTAGCACAGCTGTTGTATTGGGGTTCTTTACTTCTCGGAGGAAGAAGAGATTAATCTTTAAATTCAAATGAAACATATTGCATCTCGGATAATTTTTCCGAGATGTTTTCTTTTTGCACCAGTTTTAAAGAGGCTGTCAGGATACAATTTTCATTAGCATCAAAACTTAGGACCTTGGCATCAAATTTTGAAAGTAAAGTGAAAATGGTATTTTGTTGATTAAAATTGAATTGAATTTCAACTTCTGTTTCCAATTCTTTTGTAATGATATTGGCTTCTTCCAGAGTAACCTTTGCAGATTCTTTGTAAGCTTTCACCAAACCTGAAACACCGAGTTTTGTTCCTCCGTAATAACGAACAACAATAACCAGAATATTGGTAATTTCATGAGCCAGTAACTGATTGTAAATCGGTAACCCTGCACTTCCGGAAGGTTCACCGTCATCATTCGCCCGATAATTCTCCCCATTTAACCCTATTCTGAAAGCATAACAATGGTGAGTGGCCTTTGGATGTTCTTCTCTGATCTTTTCCAATGCAGCCCTTAACTCAGTTTCATGATGTACAGGAAAGGCAAATCCGATGAACTTGCTTCCCTTTTCCTTTATTAAAGTGTTTTCTATAGGTTTTTCTATGGTTTTGTATTCAAACGTCATTCTGGTTCCGGCTTTGTCATGCAAAAGTATTAAATGCTTTATTAATTTTTAGCATATAAATAAAGAAGCCATCAAATTTTGATGGCTTCCATGAATATTTATTTTTTTAGGATTTTTTGTGTGAACCATTTTCCATTGGTTTCAAATTTGATAAAATAAGTTCCAGACTCCAAGTGTGAGATATTAATTCCGTTGTTCTCTTTTATAAATGTCATTATTTTTCCCTGTACATCATAAACCTGAACTTTGTCTAAAGTGATTGGTGTTTTAAAGAAAACCGAAGCTGTTGTAGGATTAGGATATATCTGATTATTTGGACTATCTTTTGCTTTTTCATTTTCATTGGTTCCAAGAGTTTGATCAGGGAATTCCACGATGAAAATATCTGAAGTTGTTCCAACAGCAATAATTTTATTTTTAAAAAATTTTATGTCATTAATTGTTACCAGATTAAAATTAAAATAGTTAGTACTCGGAACAACAAGTTGCGATGTTAGGCCTCCGTCTGCTGTTCTGTATATGTCCCAACCGGAATCCATGCGATAGCCTATAAGGTCACTAATATAATGGTATTGATCATCATCTGTATTTTCAGTCCAGGTAGAACCGGCATTACTACTAATATAATGCATGTCATTATCTGTGCCTATCTGTATCTTGTTTATATTAATAATATTGATATAAGTTATTGATGTTGGTACATTGTAAATGTTATTCCATGTTATTCCTCCGTCTGTTGTTTTATAAAGCTTTTGGTATGTTCCGGCATAGCCAATCATATCATTATAAAATTGGATTGTTTCAACCTTATCAGTTAGTGTAAAATAAGAGGTATTAGATGTTGTAAATAAGTGTATTCCATTGTTGGGTGAAACATAGGGGGATGCAGTTCCTAATAAGACATCACCATTACTTTTAAGCCAGTAAGGAGATACAAATGTGGGATGATTGATTATGTTTGAATTATCCCACGTCTTACCAAAATCTGATGTGAAAGAATGGTTTCCATTACCAATAAGGACTCCTTTGCCGTTTTCTCTTATATGTGCACCTTTGAAAGCATCCAGAGTGAAGGTTGCTTTTTTGTTGGTCCAGTTGTATCCTCCATTTTCAGTATAATATACTACACTATAGCCAGTTTGATTTCCTACGATAACTCCTTTGTCATCATTACCGAAAGATATGTTTTTCAAGTTAGATTGATATATCCCCGGCACCTGGATAGTCCAGTTTGTACCATTGGTCGATTTATAAATATTAGCATCACCGCCTACCAAAATATTGCCATTTACAAATCCTATAGAATAGAGACTGTTATAAGGGAAGGCGTCAATCAGTCTTTGCTGTGTCCAGGTCTGTCCCATATCTGAAGATTTTAATAACCTGTTATCGCTGCCTACAGCATATAATTTTCCAGTATTGTATTTAATATCATACAAGCGGGATTGGGTATTGGTGCTTAAAGCTATCCAGGTGTTTCCCTGGTCTGTTGTTTTGAAAATTCCTCCGCTATTTCCTGTAACATACCCTTCATTATCATTAATGAAAAGGATTTTGTCAATTCCGGTTGTATTTAGAGGAGTTGGGATCCAGGTTGCTCCCTGGTTGGTCGTCTTGTATAATGTGCCATTTTCTCCAGCTACAAATCCTATGTTCGGATTGATAAAGAAAACATCATTTAAGGTTGTATTGATAGAAAGAGATACGGAGGTGAAGCTGACTCCTCCATTGGTTGTTTTATAAATTACACCTGTATTACCACAGACGAAACCAACAGATTCATTAACAAAATACATGTTTTTCAAGAAATCACTACTTACAGGGTATGGTGTGGAAGTAGCAAAAGCATCTGTAGTTTTGAAAATCTGATAATCTTTTAAAACGAAACCTACATTATCGTTAAGCATTTGAATGTCTAAGCATCCAGATCTGAAAAGTTTTCGCCACGTAATTCCGCTATCTCTGGATGAAGAGGCAGCCTTGTCTTTGTCTACGATGTATACAGTTTGATTTGGGGTAACTTCTAAATTTTTGATTATAGAATACCCCTTTACAGGAGTTAAATATTTCCATTCCTGCGATTGAAGAATAGAAATTATGCTCAAAAAAAGAACACTAAAGAGCTTGTTCATATAAGGTTATTATTTTTAGCAAATATATAAATTCAGGATGAATGAATGTTTTGTGGAAATATATAGAGGTAAAAAACAGATCTATATCATTTTTTAAATGCATTCTTATAGAAAAATATTTTCGGATATAATGTTTTATGTGTTTGTTTTACAGTGTTTTGGTTGGTTGTGTGTCGTGTATTCATTTTTGTAAAGAAAGAGTAATCGATTTCTGTTTTGCATCAGATATTTGACTACATTAAACCTGTTTTTAACAGAAAAAAGCAGAAAAGAAATCTCTGCCGGCTATATCTATGATTTCTATGAAAAGAAATTTATTTGGTCTCTTACTCAGTATGTTTACGCTTCTTTTTTCAAAGGCGCAGATTCAGCTGTATGTTTCTACAAATGGTAATGACAATAGTCAAGGGAGTATCACCCAACCTTTCAGAACTCCTGAGCGGGCTATACAGGAAATTGAAAAAGCTGCTGGAAAGGCTGTGACCATCTATTTCAGAGAAGGAACTTATTATCTCCAAAAACCAATTATACTGGATCACAAGATTGTAAAAACAAAATCTCTTCTTATTAGTTCTTACGCGGATGAACGTGCTTATATAAGTGCAGGCGAACTATTAACAACAGATTGGAAACCTTATAAAAATGGAATATATGTGACACCGGTTCCTCAAAATGCTGGCTTTGAAAGATTTTTTGTAAATGGAAAGCTACAGATACTGGCTCGTTATCCTGATTATGATGCTACAGCCCGTGTTTTCAATGGAACTTCAGCAGACGCTATAAATCCTGAGCGGATCAGACGATGGAAGAATCCAACAGGTGGCTATGTTCATGGCCTGCATTCAGGAGAGTGGGGAGGTCTTCATTATAGAATTGTAGGGTTTGATGAAAAAGGAGAATTAAAATTAGAAGGTGGGTGGCAAAATAATCGTCCATCTCCATTGCATAAACAATTCCGCTTTGTTGAAAATATATTTGAAGAGTTGAATGCTCCCGGAGAATGGTTTCTGGATAAGGAAAAGAAATTGCTCTACTACTATCCGTTCAAGGATTCAGATTTATTAGGATCTAAAATAGAAGTTTCCCGTTTTAAAAATAGTATTGAAATCAAAGGCGGTGAAGGAAACCCACTATCAAACATAGAAATTAGAAATCTGAGCTTCCTGCATAATGAACGGAGCTTTATGCAAACAAAGGAACCTCTTCTCAGGAGCGATTGGACTATCTACAGAGGAGGAAGTCTTTTTCTGAATAATACTCAGAATATCCGGATAACAGGTTGTCAGTTTATAGATGTGGGAGGTAATGCCATTATGTTAAGCGGATATAATAAAGGAAATCTGATACGGGGCAATTATATCATTGGAGCAGGTGCCAGTGGGATCTCTTTTGTTGGTGAAACTGATGCCGTTCGTTCTCCTTCTTTCAGATATGAAGATAGTGTTCCCTATGAGCAATTGGATAAAATCCCCGGTCCTAAATCTGATCATTATCCCCAGCAATGTATCGCAGAAAATAATCTGATTCATGATATTGGCCGGATTGAAAAACAATCTGCAGGGATACAGATTGATATTGCCTCGCAGATTGCAGTTAGATACAATAGTATATACAATACGCCCAGAGCTGGGATTAATATTGGTGACGGCGCTTTTGGCGGACATATCTTAGAATTCAATGATGTTTTCAATACTGTTCTGGAGACCGGAGATCACGGTGCTTTCAACTCGTGGGGAAGAGATCGTTACTGGAGTCCTTCCAGAAAATATATGGATAGTATTACGAGCAAACATCCGGAATTGATTTTACTCGATGCATGGCAGACTACTGTTATCCGGAATAACAGATTTCGTTGTGATCATGGTTGGGATATCGATCTTGACGATGGTTCTTCCAATTATTCTATTTATAATAATGTACTTCTCAATGGGGGACTTAAGCTTCGTGAAGGCTTTAAACGAAGAGTAGAAAATAATATTATGGTTAATAACAGTTTTCATCCGCATGTTTGGTTTAAAAATAGTGAAGACAGCTTTCTTCATAATATTGTAATGACCCCCTATGCTCCCATTCAGATTGATGATTGGGGGAATAATATTGACTATAATCTTTTACCTGATAAAGAATCTTTACAGGCTGCACAAAAGAGAGGCACTGATTTACACAGTGTTTTTGGCAGTGTTGATTTTATTAATCCTCAGAGTGGAGATTATAAGGTGAATAATAATTCTCAGGCTTTAGCTATCGGCTTTAAAAATTTTGCAATGGATAAGTTTGGTGTTCAGATTCCTGAATTAAAAAAAATGGCTACTCAACCGGAGTTTCCTGCATTAATTGAAAATTCAAGTGATGATCAAAAAATAACAACAGGTAATTTCCTGAATGCAACATTGAAATCAATTGATGGTTTAGGAGAAAGATCTGCTTACGGTTTACCTGATGAGAATGGAGTTGTAATCCTTAAATTGGAAGAAAATAGTCTGTTAAAAAAAGCCGGATTATTGGAAAAGGATGTTATCAGAACGATGGATAATACGCCTGTCAAAAAACTTAGCGATCTTATGAATATTTACCAGGTTTCAAAGTGGAAAGGAAAATTGAAAGTAGAGGTGATTCGGAATCAGCATCCATTGGAAGTGGATCTGCTTTTACAGTAAAAATCTGCCTCAATGGTGTGAGACAGATTTTTATATTGTCATTTAAAAATGAAATTATTAAAGCTTAAAAAAAGAAACCAAATTATCTCTGAATTGTTCTGTTTTATAAGCTGTATGATTAAATTCCGGAGCTTTTGTTCCATTTTTTAATTCCAATCCTTCGTTTTTAATAACAATTGCTTCATCCCAAAGATCAGCATCAATAAATTGCTGCAACGTAAAGCGACCTCCCTCAATAATAACAGATTGAATCTGTTCTTTGTACAGAGCATTCATCAAATAAGGCAAGAAGTTTTCTTTTCCGATTTTTATGAATTGAACATGGTCTCGAGTTTCTTCTTTGATAGAATTAAAGATCAATGTTTTTGCCTCCTTGTTATAAATTGCAGAAGTTTCAGGAATCTTTAGATCGAAATCAATTAAAATTCTGACAGGATTTATCCCTTCAGTATTTCTTACGGTCAAACTTGGGTTGTCATTCAACGCAGTTTGAGTTCCTACTAAAATAGCATGCTCATCGGCTCTTAACTGATGAACAAACTGATTCACTAAAGTGTTTGAAATAGCTGTAGGTTTAGAGTCTTTATCTAAAAATCCATCAGCGGATTCTGCCCATTTCAAAATGATATACGGCCTTTTCTTTTCATGATAGGTGAAAAAACGCTTATTCAATTCTATACATTCTTTTTCCAGAATCCCGGAAATAACCTCAATTCCTGCATCGTGAATGATTTTCTTGCCTTTTCCATTCACTTTATCATGAGAGTCCATGGCACCTATCACTACTTTTTTGAATCCTAGCTCTTTAATTTTTAAAGCGCAAGGTGGTGTTTTTCCATAGTGAGCACAAGGTTCCAACGAAACATAAATAGTAGATTCGGGGATCAGTTCTTTGTTTTCCACAGAATTTATTGCATTAATTTCTGCGTGATTTTCTCCTGCTTTATGATGATAGCCTTCTCCGATGATTTTTCCGTTATGGACAATTACACTGCCTACAAGCGGGTTAGGATAGGTTTTTCCTAACGCTTTCTGAGCGAGCTCAATGCATCTTTGAATATAAAGTTCGTCGTTGTTCATATCTTTAAAAAGAAAAAGCGAAGACAAATTGCTTTGCTCCGCCTTTATTTGTTGTATTAAGAATTAATCTCCGGTAATAATATTGTGGAGATTCTGTTTTAATGTTTCCAGATGAGCTTTTTTCTCATCGATTGTATTGTAAGTATCCTTTAATAAAGGATTTTCTCTTGACGGTTTGGTAAAGAAGGCAAGGTTGTTTTCCAACTTTACAATTTCTCCTTCAAGATCTGAGATTTGATTTTTGATCTTTCTTGCCTTATCGGTAAGCTGGTTTTCAGATAAACCTTCTTCTTTTAATTCAAGTTCGTTGATCTTATTGATCTTTAATTTCTCTCTTAAAGTCTTGTTGAATTCAGTGTTGATCGAAATTTTATCTCTTGGAACTTTTCCTATGTTATTCCATGACGTTTTGATCTGTTCAATTTTTTCGATGCTTCCTTCGTCATTACTTACCGTTTTCAATTCATCAAGAAGCGCTTTTTTATTTTTGTAATTCTCCTTCCAGTTATCTGTAGAAGTATTGCTTTTCTCTCTGTAATTGTTGAAGAATGCATTACAGGCATCACGGAATTCATCCCAGATTTTATTAGTCATGCTCTTTGGAACGTGGCCGATTTTCTTCCAGTCTTCCTGAAGTTTTTTGAATAACGGAACAGCAATATCCCATTCTTCATTGTTCATATTGTCCTGTGCAGTCTGGATCAATTTTAATTTTTCTTCCAGGTTAGCCTGCTGAGAACCTTTTAATGATTTGTAATAATTATTCTTGGTAGTATTGAAACCTCGAAGTGTTGTTTTGAAATCATTCCAGTTTTGGTTGGATAATTTTCTTGGAACACTTCCTGTCTTTAAGAAATCAGAACGCAGATCTTCCACTCTTTTGATGGAGTTTTGCCAGTAATTGTGATTAGGAGTTTCAGAAGGTTCTGAAAGCTTTTTAATTTCAGCAATAATCTGATTTTTCTTCTCAAGATTGGTATTTTGCTCCTGTTCGATCACTGCAGATAATTCAGATTTTCTTTCGTGAATTTTGTTGGAGATTTCTTTGAACTCTTCCCATGTCTTTTCACGGAACTCTTCTGCTACAGGCTCAGCTTCTTCTTTCCAAAGCTTATGAAGATATTGCAACTCATTCAAAGCCTTTTGAATTACCGGTTCATTTTCCAGTTCTTGCGCACGGGCAATAATGTGTTGTCTTTTTTCTAAGTTGTGGCTGTATTCCTGTTCCAAAAATTCTTTGTTCAGATCCAGCATTTGATAAAATTGATTCAAATGGTGGAAATAGTTGTTATTAAGAATTTTGAATTCAGATTTGGCAACCTGTCCGGCTTTTGACCAGTCTTCTTTGATCTCACGGATTGATCTGAAAAGATTAACCCCCGGCTCAGAATTGGTATAAAGATTTTTAAGTCTTTCAATAATACTTTGACGGTGGTCAAGGTTTTTCTTCTGCTCTTCTTCCTGACCTTTCTGGAAGTCATCATGTTTTTCTCTGAAGATATTGACTAAAGCAGAAAATTTAGTTTGAGACGGATGCTCATAACTGAAATTTTCAGGAGCATTTCCTGCCTCTACATATTCATGTTTTTTGTCTTCCACTTCATCATGAATAAAATGACTTGCTTTTTCCTTCAGCACATTGAATTTCTTGAAATTCTCACCGGCGTTGGGAGTGTTAATGATTTTTTCCATTTCCTTTAAAGCATCTGCTAAAGAAATTTCAACATCATCATGCTCTTCAAGGTGTTCTGCATCATCATCATGGTGAGTTGCATCAGGAGAATTTGTATTTTCTGATGTCTCTTGAGGTACTTCGTTAGAATTTTTTTCTTCGTTTTCAGAAAGATTGTTTTCTGTAATCATAGCAAATCTTTTATGTGAGTGGCGTTAATATCCTTCAAATATAGCCGTAAAGCCAATTAAAGCACTAATTTATGTTATTTTTTTTGAAAATTCCAAATTTCCCAGGCTTTTTCTGCTTGCTGTTCAAGCATATAATAACCGTTCACTGTTTTTGCTCCTTTTTCAGAGGCTTTAAGGATAAACTGAGTGTAATTTGGATTGTATATAAGATCTATAACCAGGTGTTCTGAAGTAAGTGCATCAAACGGGAAATCCAGGCAATCTTCAGTGTTTGGAAACGTTCCTACGGGAGTACACTGAATAATGATTTTATGTTCCTGAACCGTTTCCTTATCCAGATTTTCAAAGTTAATTTCTGTACTTCTGGAAATGGTTTTTGAAGGGATATTAAGTTTATCTAAAACATATTTTACCGCTTTTGCAGCACCTCCGTTTCCTAAAATCAATGCTTTGTCCTGAGTTGGTTTTTTATGTAAAAGAAGCGTCTTTTCAAAGCCAAAAGCATCCGTATTATATCCTGTTTTTTTTCCATTTTGAATAAGAACACAGTTCACGGCACCAATTTTTTCAGCTTCGTCACTCAGTTCATCAAGATAGTTAATGATTTTTTCTTTAAAAGGAATGGTTACATTGAATCCTAAAAGCTCAGGTGATGAAAAAAGATTTTCCACTTCATCAATTTCATTAAGGTCAAAGATATCGTAAGAGAAATCCTTAAGCATAAGCTTTTGGAACTTGTTTTCGAAGAATTTTTTAGAAAAAGAATAAGAAATATTTCGTCCTATCAGTCCTAATTTTTTATTAGAATCCATAGATCAAAAATAAAAAAAAGACCGGACAAATCCGGTCTTTTAAAGTGAAATATTTTTTAAGACTTAGTCTACGATGAACTTCGTAGAGAAATTGTCAGTTTTCAAGATATAAACTCCTTTTGTCAAGCCTTTAAGATTGATTTTATTGGAAGCTTTGAAAGGATTTGCAATCGTTTCAATTAATTTTCCTGAAAGATCATAAATGTCGGCCTTTGAAATCTTGCTAAGGTTTTCTCCTTTTACAAATAATTCATTGTTTTTAATCGGGTTAGGGTAGATGGTAAACTCTGATTTATTTTTCTGAGCGTCAAC is part of the Chryseobacterium lactis genome and encodes:
- a CDS encoding YCF48-related protein, which encodes MNKLFSVLFLSIISILQSQEWKYLTPVKGYSIIKNLEVTPNQTVYIVDKDKAASSSRDSGITWRKLFRSGCLDIQMLNDNVGFVLKDYQIFKTTDAFATSTPYPVSSDFLKNMYFVNESVGFVCGNTGVIYKTTNGGVSFTSVSLSINTTLNDVFFINPNIGFVAGENGTLYKTTNQGATWIPTPLNTTGIDKILFINDNEGYVTGNSGGIFKTTDQGNTWIALSTNTQSRLYDIKYNTGKLYAVGSDNRLLKSSDMGQTWTQQRLIDAFPYNSLYSIGFVNGNILVGGDANIYKSTNGTNWTIQVPGIYQSNLKNISFGNDDKGVIVGNQTGYSVVYYTENGGYNWTNKKATFTLDAFKGAHIRENGKGVLIGNGNHSFTSDFGKTWDNSNIINHPTFVSPYWLKSNGDVLLGTASPYVSPNNGIHLFTTSNTSYFTLTDKVETIQFYNDMIGYAGTYQKLYKTTDGGITWNNIYNVPTSITYINIININKIQIGTDNDMHYISSNAGSTWTENTDDDQYHYISDLIGYRMDSGWDIYRTADGGLTSQLVVPSTNYFNFNLVTINDIKFFKNKIIAVGTTSDIFIVEFPDQTLGTNENEKAKDSPNNQIYPNPTTASVFFKTPITLDKVQVYDVQGKIMTFIKENNGINISHLESGTYFIKFETNGKWFTQKILKK
- a CDS encoding IMPACT family protein — encoded protein: MTFEYKTIEKPIENTLIKEKGSKFIGFAFPVHHETELRAALEKIREEHPKATHHCYAFRIGLNGENYRANDDGEPSGSAGLPIYNQLLAHEITNILVIVVRYYGGTKLGVSGLVKAYKESAKVTLEEANIITKELETEVEIQFNFNQQNTIFTLLSKFDAKVLSFDANENCILTASLKLVQKENISEKLSEMQYVSFEFKD
- a CDS encoding NADH-quinone oxidoreductase subunit B, with product MSDKKPVIRTDAPAPEGYEGEGFFATKLSSVIGMARKFSLWPLPFATSCCGIEFMATLNPTYDASRFGMERNSFSPRQADMLMVCGTISKKLGPVLKEVYTQMAEPKWVVAVGACASSGGIFDTYSVLQGIDKIIPVDVYVPGCPPRPEQIIEGVMQVQALAESESIRRRDMPEYQKLLDSYNISN
- a CDS encoding NADH-quinone oxidoreductase subunit A; translation: MNLPESYIPILIQAGVAVGFVAVSLLGAHFLGPQQKKGNSVKNQSWECGVPSEGNARTPFSIKYFLTAVLFVLFDIEIVFFYPYAVNFREFGMEGFLAVLTFVAIFFMAFFYVWKRGALDWDK
- a CDS encoding GTP cyclohydrolase, whose translation is MSRISIIEVKTADQLKQFVRFPMDLYKNNPYYVPSFIKDEMKIWDAKENPALDYSESKQFLAIRDQKIVGRIAVIINHKEEKELDIKKVRFGWIDFIDDAEVSKALIQTAIDYAKAHNLNKIEGPMGFTNLDKAGMLTMGFDKLATMIGIYNHAYYPKHLENLGLTKEKEWVEYEMNFPKVLPEKVEKFSGLIAQKYKLKVLNFKSKDEILPYVEPMFKLLDETYKHLSTYTPISDEQIKTYKEKYFPLIDKNYVICVVDENQQLVSFAITMPSYSKALQKSKGKLFPFGWWHFLQATKKNDRANFYLIGIHPEYQRRGVTAIIFKEIFVRFTSMGINFAETNPELEENKSVQVLWQDYNPVNHKRRRTYSLEINDK
- a CDS encoding zinc metallopeptidase, coding for MVGYYIIIGISMLVSWWVSSRLKSKFEYYSNVHLRNGLSGKEVAEKMLRDNGINDVQVISVPGQLTDHYNPADKTVNLSEGVYMQRNAAAAAVAAHECGHAVQHAVGYAMLNLRSKLVPIVNISSNLMQFVLIAGIAIMAASRTIENPNGNTTVLAIGVAMFAMTTLFAFVTLPVEYDASNRAMKWLKDTGTVTQEEFVGVQDSLKWAARTYVVAAIGSLAQLLYWGSLLLGGRRD
- a CDS encoding NADH-quinone oxidoreductase subunit C, whose amino-acid sequence is MTNEFVLEAITREFPESVISSSEPYGMLTIEVKKEDIKKIIHYLKDSSLEFNFLTDICGIHYPEFPEKEIGVVYHLHNMMTNVRLRLKIFMSRENIEVDSLVDLFAGANWMERETFDFYGIKFKGHPDLRPILNMEDLGYHPMLKEYRLEDGTRTDKDDNMFGR